A region of Amyelois transitella isolate CPQ chromosome 11, ilAmyTran1.1, whole genome shotgun sequence DNA encodes the following proteins:
- the LOC106136693 gene encoding U1 small nuclear ribonucleoprotein A yields MTLDIRPNHTIYINNLNEKIKKEELKKSLYAIFSQFGQILDIVALKTLKMRGQAFVIFKEISSATVALRSMQGFPFYDKPMRIQYCKTDSDVIAKIKGTFQERPKRPKMPKSEDSKKKKKMDASRHVPGVGAPSLLNNVNVEQPPNQILFLTNLPDETSEMMLSMLFNQFPGFKEVRLVPNRHDIAFVEFANEMQSAAAKEALQGFKITPTHAMKITFAKK; encoded by the exons atga CTCTAGATATTCGTCCCAACCACACGATTTACATAAACAATCTTAATGAGAAAATTAAGAAGGAAGAACTTAAGAAATCTCTGTATGCGATTTTTTCACAGTTCGGTCAAATTTTAGATATTGTGGCCCTCAAAACATTGAAAATGCGTGGGCAAgcgtttgttatttttaaagaaatatccAGTGCTACAGTAGCCCTAAGAAGCATGCAAGGATTCCCATTTTACGACAAACCAATG aggATTCAATACTGCAAAACTGACAGCGATGTTATTGCTAAAATCAAGGGCACCTTCCAAGAAAGACCAAAGCGTCCTAAAATGCCAAAGTCAGAGGACagcaagaagaagaagaagatggaTGCCAGTCGCCATGTGCCCGGTGTTGGAGCGCCAAGCTTGCTGAACAACGTCAATGTTGAACAACCGCCTAACCAGATCCTCTTCCTCACAAATCTGCCAGACGAGACATCTGAAATGATGTTGTCTATGCTTTTCAACCA attccCTGGCTTCAAAGAGGTTCGTCTTGTGCCAAACAGGCATGATATTGCTTTTGTTGAGTTTGCCAATGAAATGCAATCAGCGGCGGCAAAGGAAGCACTCCAAGGTTTCAAGATCACTCCAACGCACGCTATGAAGATTACATTTG
- the LOC106136692 gene encoding mini-chromosome maintenance complex-binding protein — MRDHSYAFETVTPEMWIANEEMWREKLLGLPNWSEIPLMNCNASHNLSDNTLVRFRGMIQDMHNPEFYFDQFEVYNTATKEVKLKSGKFRDTANILENEKVNYTENCKGAQRQTMVVVSIPGLNDWAQNIENERNFLPHLDSQPNTSRRLSQSKLKRSYDDHDVEGECADVTENVNGVKEMKISEDAIVTGNAVSREHLLNFPLPDVPSKSCIVKIYNDQESLKLNEMIEVVGFLSVDPALSGEFSEKNPLEPEIETEAETITHNPPPSLVPRLHAVHVKKLDHCNPLVKDNIDQAAVLSEASCAREHLLKALTELLLGDKLAAEYLICHLIACIYLRQDTMALGQFSLNISNLPTEKYPDYANQLYNIIKQFVTKSYYLPLTIENMNTMALLPIKDYECNRLTSGVLQLSKHTHLILDETKMQQGTLDASGVKNITALGNMIKNQKVEYDFRYYKMDFESDVPVLVLSEGKSLLPSDYHVALKPEEASLKIFDAIVEAATYYLKEDIMNLIRIYLTSLKFVKYTVNEDLKFVEDDFIEMRRNSNPDNPVSADELHKLLVLARLVSLSRGFDTLHKDNWDLARQMEKERIERLNRSSI, encoded by the exons ATGCGTGATCATAGTTATGCATTTGAAACTGTGACTCCAGAAATGTGGATTGCCAACGAAGAAATGTGGCGGGAAAAGCTGCTCGGTCTTCCAAATTGGAGTGAG ATACCTTTAATGAACTGCAATGCCTCCCACAATCTCTCAGACAATACCCTTGTCAGATTTCGGGGGATGATCCAGGATATGCACAACCCGGAGTTCTACTTTGATCAATTTGAAGTTTACAATACGGCAACTAAAGAGGTTAAGCTGAAAAGTGGAAAGTTTCGGGATACAGCTAATATTCtg GAAAATGAGAAAGTGAACTATACGGAAAACTGCAAAGGAGCCCAAAGGCAAACTATGGTTGTGGTATCAATACCTGGTTTGAATGACTGGGCACAAAATATTGAGAACGAAAGAAATTTCTTGCCACATTTGGACTCTCAGCCAAACACATCCAGGCGTCTCAGTCAATCGAAACTAAAACGGAGTTACGATGACCACGATGTTGAGGGAGAGTGTGCGGATGTTACGGAGAATGTGAACGGTGTTAAAGAGATGAAGATCAGTGAGGATGCGATAGTGACGGGAAATGCGGTTTCTCGGGaacatttattgaattttccaCTGCCTGATGTGCCAAGCAAATCATGTATTGTAAAg atTTACAATGACCAAGAGAGCCTTAAACTCAATGAGATGATCGAAGTGGTTGGCTTCCTATCAGTGGACCCGGCTCTCTCCGGAGAATTCTCCGAGAAGAATCCATTGGAGCCCGAGATTGAGACGGAGGCTGAGACAATCACACATAACCCCCCACCAAGTTTAGTGCCGAGGTTACACGCTGTACATGTGAAGAAACTGGACCATTGCAATCCATTGGTCAAAGATAATATAGATCAAG ctGCTGTATTGAGCGAGGCGAGTTGCGCAAGAGAGCATCTTCTTAAAGCTCTGACTGAATTACTACTCGGTGATAAACTGGCGGCCGAATACCTTATCTGCCATCTCATTGCGTGCAT CTACCTCCGCCAAGACACGATGGCTCTAGGCCAGTTCAGCCTTAACATATCCAATTTGCCCACGGAGAAATATCCAGACTACGCCAATCAGCTGTACAACATCATTAAACAATTTGTCACCAAAAGCTATTACTTGCCGCTCACGATTGAGAACATGAATACTATGGCACTCTTGccaat aaaaGACTATGAATGCAACCGTCTCACAAGCGGGGTGTTACAACTGAGTAAACACacacatttaattttagacGAGACAAAAATGCAGCAAGGCACTTTAGACGCTAGCGGTGTCAAGAACATTACCGCTTTGGGCAACATGATCAAGAATCAGAAAGTGGAATATGATTTCCGCTATTACAAAATGGATTTCGAATCGGATGTACCGGTGTTGGTTCTGTCTGAAGGGAAATCTTTGTTGCct AGTGACTACCATGTCGCTCTAAAGCCAGAAGAGGCGTCATTGAAGATATTCGACGCAATTGTAGAAGCTGCTACGTACTATTTGAAAGAGGATATAATGAATCTCATCAGAATTTACCTGACTAGTCTTAAGTTCGTCAAGTACACTGTAAATGAGGATttaaag TTCGTAGAAGACGATTTCATAGAAATGCGGCGTAACTCCAATCCTGACAACCCAGTGAGTGCGGACGAACTTCACAAATTATTAGTACTGGCAAGACTGGTTAGCTTGTCGCGAGGGTTCGACACGTTGCACAAGGATAACTGGGACTTAGCGAGgcaaatggagaaagaaagaattgaACGATTGAATAGGAGTAGTATTTaa
- the LOC106136690 gene encoding GEL complex subunit OPTI has translation MSSKSKSSDGANKNKNKESLWKKAFSTKAEWPDKEEFLDVIYWMRQAIGIILGLCWGLLPLKGFFGLLLFVVVNAAVIYFYVNTYQKVDEEDFGGMWEITKEGFMTSFAGFLVTWIIVYTGLYGSDNL, from the exons atgtcaTCTAAAAGTAAATCTTCAGATGGTGCCAATAAGAATAAGAACAAAGAATCGTTATGGAAGAAAGCATTTTCCACGAAGGCTGAATGGCCGGACAAG gaGGAGTTCCTGGACGTGATTTATTGGATGAGACAAGCAATAGGCATTATATTAGGCCTATGTTGGGGGTTATTGCCACTGAAAGGGTTCTTTGGTTTGTTACT gttTGTGGTAGTGAATGCGGcagtgatatatttttatgtcaataCTTACCAAAAGGTGGACGAGGAAGACTTCGGTGGCATGTGGGAGATAACAAAAGAGGGATTTATGACTTCCTTTGCTGGATTTTTG GTAACATGGATCATTGTGTACACAGGTCTTTACGGGAGCGATAATTTATGA